A single region of the Brachypodium distachyon strain Bd21 chromosome 3, Brachypodium_distachyon_v3.0, whole genome shotgun sequence genome encodes:
- the LOC100846817 gene encoding anaphase-promoting complex subunit 8, with protein sequence MASSKENYRVELRAAARQLGDRCLYSAAKWAAELLVGIEPDAAPSQSAAMDTPSSSSAAAGGRLLHLHRSGGSSFRRRSRLGGAGAEVGTPLGGVSYVSTPIPDDDPFDAGADKYLLAKAYFDCREYRRAAHVLRDQVGRKAVFLRSYALYMAGEKRKEEETIELEGSLGKSNVVNQELVALERELSTHRRTGSIDSFGLYLYGIVLRDKGCEGLARTVLVESVNSYPWNWCAWLEIQSLCTSSDILNNLNLKNHWMKDFFIASAHLELKMHEEALKRYERLLGIFRCSDYIQAQIATVQYSMRDLDEADMIFEELLRTDPFRVDSMDIYSNLLYAKESLTALSFLAHRVFLTDKYRPESCCIIANYYSLKGQHEKSVLYFQRALKLNRKYLSAWTLMGHEFVELKNTPAAIDAYRRAVDINPRDYRAWYGLGQIYEMMGMPFYALYYFRKSSLLQPNDSRLWIAMAQCYESDPLQMIEEAIKCYERAANSDDTEGIALHQLAKLHSMLGQSEEAAFYYKKDLERMEVEEMQGQNFVEALLFLAKHCKTIGRFDEAEHYCTRLLDYTGPEKETAKSILQGLKQAQSGFPSMDIDHFAL encoded by the exons ATGGCTTCCTCCAAGGAAAACTACCGCGTCGAGCTccgagccgccgcccgccagcTCGGCGACCGCTGCCTCTACTCCGCCGCGAAATG GGCCGCCGAGCTGCTCGTCGGCATCGAGCCGGACGCGGCGCCATCCCAGTCGGCCGCAATGGACACTCCGTCCTCgtcgagcgccgccgcgggcgggCGGCTGCTGCACCTCCACCGCAGTGGAGGGTCCAGCTTCCGCCGGCGCTCCCGactgggcggcgccggcgccgaagTTGGGACGCCACTCGGCGGCGTGTCCTACGTGAGCACACCCATCCCGGACGACGACCCGTTCGACGCAGGGGCCGACAAGTACCTGCTTGCGAAGGCCTACTTCGACTGCCGCGAGTACCGGCGTGCCGCGCACGTGCTGCGCGACCAGGTCGGGCGCAAGGCTGTGTTCCTGCGATCCTACGCGTTGTACATG GCTGGAGAGAAGCGAAAAGAGGAAGAGACAATAGAGCTTGAAGGATCTCTGGGGAAGAGCAATGTTGTTAATCAGGAACTAGTTGCATTGGAGAGGGAACTCTCGACACATCGGAGAACTGGTTCCATTGATTCGTTTGGCTTGTACTTGTATGGCATTGTTCTACGTGATAAAGGCTGTGAAGGTCTAGCAAGAACAGTTCTGGTAGAATCTGTCAACAGCTACCCATGGAATTGGTGTGCTTGGTTAGAGATACAATCTCTGTGCACTAGCAGTGacattttgaacaacttaaaTCTGAAGAATCACTGGATGAAAGATTTCTTCATTGCTAGTGCACATCTGGAATTAAAGATGCATGAAGAAGCCTTGAAAAGATATGAGCGCTTGCTGGGGATCTTTCGTTGTAGTGACTACATTCAGGCTCAAATAGCAACCGTTCAGTACAGTATGAGGGACTTGGATGAAGCTGACATGATTTTTGAAGAACTCCTCAGAACTGATCCTTTTCGTGTGGATTCTATGGACATTTACTCAAATTTActgtatgcaaaagaaagctTGACTGCTCTGAGCTTCCTTGCTCACAGAGTATTTTTGACTGATAAATATCGTCCAGAATCTTGCTGCATAATTGCAAATTACTACAGTTTGAAGGGGCAGCATGAGAAATCTGTTTTGTACTTCCAAAGAGCACTGAAGCTTAACCGCAAGTACCTCTCAGCTTGGACTCTCATGGGACATGAGTTTGTTGAGCTAAAAAATACACCTGCTGCAATTGATGCTTACAGGAGGGCTGTTGATATAAATCCTAGAGATTACCGTGCTTGGTATGGTCTTGGCCAGATCTATGAGATGATGGGAATGCCATTTTATGCACTATATTACTTCCGGAAATCATCACTCCTGCAACCTAATGATTCCCGGCTTTGGATTGCCATGGCTCAGTGCTATGAAAGCGATCCGCTTCAAATGATTGAAGAAGCCATCAAGTGCTATGAGAGGGCTGCAAATAGTGATGACACTGAAGGAATAGCACTTCACCAACTAGCAAAGTTACACAGTATGCTTGGGCAATCTGAGGAGGCTGCATTTTACTACAAGAAAGATTTAGAGAGAATGGAAGTTGAGGAAATGCAGGGCCAGAATTTTGTTGAGGCCTTGCTATTCCTTGCTAAGCATTGCAAGACCATAGGCAGGTTTGATGAAGCGGAGCACTATTGCACAAGACTCTTGGATTACACTGGTCCT GAAAAGGAGACTGCAAAAAGTATATTACAAGGGCTAAAACAAGCACAGTCAGGATTTCCATCGATGGATATCGATCATTTTGCATTGTAA